A window of the Lactobacillus gasseri ATCC 33323 = JCM 1131 genome harbors these coding sequences:
- a CDS encoding MFS transporter — MQKKADKPIWKKNLFVLSIAVFIAGISFSEIMPFLPLYIDTLGHFTHQQLNFWSGFIFSGVYFVSAVISPWWGKLADKKGRKLMILRASLGMAIVLGSMGLVTNVWQLFFLRMLQGVFAGFVSNSNALIATETPKEKSGQALGTMSSAFTAGNLLGPFLGGALASAFSYRVTFFITGGLLLISFLLSLFFVHEEGFKPITEKKLDKASGVIATLRSPALIFGLLLTTLIIQAANNSINPIVSLYVKQLMNGNGNVVFVSGIIAALPGIATFLAASRFGALGDRIGTHKIIIGGFIGATILFFLTAFVHNTVQLGILRFLVGFTDACLFPQVQTLLTKNSPAAVTGRIFSWNQSAMYIGNIVGPLLGSFIAGISSYSMVFIVTAAIVVLNLILFNFNVVRNLAK; from the coding sequence ATGCAAAAAAAAGCTGACAAACCCATTTGGAAAAAGAATCTCTTTGTTCTTTCGATTGCTGTTTTTATTGCAGGAATCTCTTTTTCAGAGATTATGCCTTTCCTGCCCCTATATATTGATACTTTAGGTCATTTTACTCACCAGCAATTAAACTTCTGGTCTGGCTTTATTTTTTCAGGAGTATACTTTGTCTCGGCTGTCATTTCTCCTTGGTGGGGAAAGTTAGCTGATAAAAAAGGTAGAAAACTAATGATCTTGCGAGCCTCTCTAGGAATGGCAATTGTTCTTGGAAGCATGGGCCTAGTTACTAACGTCTGGCAACTATTTTTCCTAAGAATGCTACAAGGAGTTTTTGCGGGTTTTGTATCAAACTCGAATGCTTTAATTGCTACAGAAACTCCCAAGGAAAAGTCTGGTCAAGCTTTAGGAACCATGTCTTCAGCCTTTACCGCAGGCAACTTGCTTGGACCATTTTTAGGAGGTGCACTTGCTTCTGCATTTAGTTACCGCGTCACTTTCTTTATTACAGGCGGTTTATTGTTAATCTCTTTCCTGCTTTCACTATTCTTTGTTCATGAAGAAGGATTTAAACCTATTACTGAAAAGAAGCTCGATAAAGCAAGTGGCGTCATTGCAACTCTTCGCTCCCCTGCCTTAATTTTTGGCTTACTCTTAACAACCTTAATAATCCAAGCTGCTAATAACTCAATTAATCCGATTGTTTCACTTTATGTTAAGCAATTAATGAACGGAAACGGCAATGTGGTCTTTGTTTCTGGAATTATCGCGGCGCTTCCCGGAATTGCTACTTTCTTGGCTGCTTCTCGCTTTGGTGCTTTGGGCGACAGAATTGGTACGCACAAGATCATTATTGGTGGTTTTATTGGTGCAACAATTCTCTTCTTTTTAACTGCTTTTGTTCACAATACAGTTCAGTTAGGTATTTTAAGGTTTTTAGTTGGTTTCACTGACGCTTGCCTTTTTCCTCAAGTACAAACTTTGCTTACTAAAAATTCTCCAGCTGCTGTAACAGGTAGAATTTTTTCATGGAATCAAAGCGCAATGTATATTGGAAATATTGTTGGACCGCTTCTTGGTTCCTTTATCGCTGGAATCTCCAGCTACAGCATGGTATTTATTGTCACGGCAGCAATCGTAGTCTTAAACTTAATATTATTTAACTTCAATGTTGTAAGAAATCTTGCCAAATAA
- a CDS encoding MarR family winged helix-turn-helix transcriptional regulator yields MRKRPLANLLYHIGKLENLLINQRLSSINLRMTHAHALRYIQKHPGCIQKEVAEYLFYQPASFTNVVKLLEKKQMIERRPDPKNGLKKQLFLLPAGKDVLDQVNQAFEEVNQLVGTVNSDTLTKLEEISNNLEKQVQRRPKNE; encoded by the coding sequence ATGAGAAAACGACCACTAGCCAATCTTCTATATCATATTGGTAAACTAGAAAATCTTTTAATTAATCAAAGATTGAGTTCAATTAACTTAAGGATGACGCATGCTCATGCCTTACGTTATATTCAAAAGCATCCCGGTTGTATCCAAAAAGAAGTTGCTGAATATCTCTTTTATCAACCTGCTAGCTTTACCAATGTAGTTAAATTATTAGAAAAAAAGCAGATGATTGAACGCCGTCCTGATCCCAAAAACGGTTTAAAGAAGCAATTATTTCTTTTACCAGCTGGCAAAGATGTTCTTGATCAAGTTAATCAAGCTTTTGAAGAAGTTAATCAATTAGTCGGCACGGTAAATTCTGACACTTTAACTAAACTAGAAGAAATATCAAATAATTTAGAAAAACAAGTTCAAAGAAGGCCAAAAAATGAGTAA
- a CDS encoding M42 family metallopeptidase, with amino-acid sequence MKKEQEIEMLKEFSDANSTSGFEEEFVKLFSTYAKDTADITVDGMLNVYAAKKENKGDRPVIQMDAHSDAVGFITQAVRPNGLIKFVPLGGWVKYNIPALKVKIKNRDGEYIPGVVATKPPHFMTAAERNSIPEVADMSIDVGSSSREETIKDYKIDTGCPIFVDVKCEYHEKSGLFFGKDFDDRFGAGAMIGVLDNLKGEETNFDVVAALSSQEEVGLRGAYVTGRKIKPDLCIVLESCPADDTFEPEWLSQTGLKRGPMLRDMDTTFLPNPKFQQYACDLADKNGIPYTRSVRTGGGQDGAAIYYEYGAPTIVIGIPVRYEHSPYCFSAYKDFKASVDLATAIIRDMTKEKLDSFKKVI; translated from the coding sequence ATGAAAAAAGAACAAGAAATTGAGATGTTAAAAGAATTCTCTGATGCAAATTCAACCTCTGGATTTGAAGAAGAATTTGTAAAATTATTTTCGACTTATGCTAAAGATACAGCAGATATTACTGTTGATGGGATGCTTAATGTGTATGCTGCAAAGAAGGAAAATAAGGGAGATCGTCCTGTAATTCAAATGGATGCACACTCTGATGCGGTAGGCTTTATCACGCAAGCAGTTAGACCAAATGGGTTAATCAAATTCGTTCCACTTGGTGGCTGGGTAAAATATAATATTCCTGCATTAAAAGTAAAAATTAAAAATCGCGATGGCGAGTATATTCCCGGTGTAGTTGCTACTAAGCCACCACATTTCATGACTGCAGCTGAAAGAAATTCAATTCCAGAAGTAGCTGACATGTCAATTGATGTTGGCTCATCAAGTAGAGAAGAAACAATTAAAGATTACAAAATTGATACGGGTTGCCCAATTTTTGTAGATGTAAAATGCGAATATCATGAAAAATCAGGTCTTTTCTTTGGTAAAGATTTTGATGATCGTTTTGGTGCTGGTGCAATGATTGGCGTTTTAGATAATTTAAAAGGTGAGGAAACTAATTTTGATGTTGTAGCTGCCTTATCAAGTCAAGAAGAAGTTGGTCTTCGCGGAGCATATGTGACTGGAAGAAAAATTAAGCCTGATTTATGTATAGTGCTTGAGAGTTGTCCAGCAGACGATACTTTTGAGCCAGAGTGGTTATCTCAAACTGGATTGAAGCGTGGACCAATGTTAAGAGATATGGATACGACATTTTTACCGAATCCTAAATTCCAGCAATATGCTTGTGATTTAGCAGATAAAAATGGCATTCCATATACTCGCTCAGTGAGAACTGGTGGAGGACAAGATGGAGCCGCAATTTACTACGAATATGGTGCGCCAACAATCGTAATTGGAATTCCAGTACGTTATGAACATTCACCATATTGTTTCTCTGCATATAAAGACTTTAAGGCATCAGTGGATCTAGCAACTGCGATTATTCGTGATATGACGAAAGAAAAGTTAGATAGTTTTAAGAAGGTGATTTAA
- a CDS encoding PTS sugar transporter subunit IIB, with translation MPITLARIDQRLIHGITVNQWNKVLHPKRFMVIDDEVSQNEMVKASMRMSKPTGTGMSIINEEKAITNFKNGKYDSHSVFLIVKEPHYILDLINAGIEIPKVNVGALFEEGDRKPYTKRVALDEKELADLKAIADKGIPVFFEYTPDDENEVSLAEVLKNKGEN, from the coding sequence ATGCCAATTACGTTAGCAAGAATTGATCAAAGACTTATTCATGGAATTACTGTTAATCAGTGGAATAAGGTTCTTCATCCAAAAAGATTTATGGTTATTGATGATGAGGTTAGCCAAAACGAAATGGTAAAGGCAAGTATGAGAATGAGTAAGCCAACAGGAACCGGCATGTCTATCATTAATGAAGAAAAAGCAATAACTAATTTTAAAAATGGAAAATATGATTCTCATTCTGTTTTCTTAATTGTTAAAGAACCACATTATATTTTGGATTTAATCAATGCTGGAATAGAAATCCCGAAAGTTAATGTAGGAGCTTTATTTGAAGAAGGAGATAGAAAACCTTACACCAAGCGAGTAGCTTTAGATGAAAAAGAACTAGCTGATTTAAAGGCAATTGCCGATAAAGGTATTCCAGTATTTTTCGAATATACTCCAGATGATGAAAATGAGGTTTCACTTGCAGAAGTACTAAAAAATAAAGGAGAGAATTAA
- a CDS encoding PTS mannose/fructose/sorbose/N-acetylgalactosamine transporter subunit IIC, which produces MPIILQNILIILLAAYMAWDNGTGNQITGNWPVIIGMLVGLIMGNLSVGLVIGGTLQLMSLGVAAIGGSSIPEYGVATIVGVFIAIRTGASTGTAIAVGLPVGMLTLQLDVVIKIINNFFAHWSQRLLHEKKFNKMDGVFYLTIFVWMLKYIIPIALVVMFGTPIVKLILHVIPAWVTNGLTIAGGMLPVVGIGMLLRYMPVKKYLAYLLAGFVLAGYLKVPILGIAILGLAATYEIYRINSAKKDKEELQTAGTVEDEGDDFDE; this is translated from the coding sequence ATGCCTATCATATTACAAAACATCCTGATAATTTTACTTGCAGCTTATATGGCTTGGGATAACGGTACAGGTAATCAGATTACAGGTAACTGGCCAGTTATTATTGGTATGTTAGTCGGTTTAATTATGGGTAATCTAAGTGTAGGTCTAGTTATTGGTGGTACGCTCCAGCTTATGTCGTTAGGTGTTGCAGCTATTGGTGGATCATCAATCCCAGAATATGGTGTTGCAACTATAGTCGGTGTATTTATCGCTATTCGAACTGGTGCTTCTACAGGTACTGCGATCGCTGTTGGTCTACCCGTCGGAATGCTAACTTTGCAATTAGATGTTGTTATCAAAATTATTAATAACTTCTTTGCTCATTGGTCACAACGTCTTCTTCATGAAAAGAAGTTTAATAAAATGGATGGAGTTTTCTATTTAACTATTTTTGTTTGGATGCTTAAATACATTATTCCAATTGCATTAGTAGTAATGTTTGGTACGCCAATTGTTAAATTAATTCTTCATGTTATTCCAGCATGGGTTACAAACGGATTAACTATTGCTGGTGGGATGTTACCAGTTGTTGGTATTGGAATGTTATTAAGATATATGCCAGTTAAAAAGTATTTAGCATATTTATTAGCAGGTTTTGTTTTAGCAGGATATTTAAAAGTTCCAATTTTAGGAATTGCTATTTTAGGTTTAGCAGCAACTTATGAAATTTATCGTATTAATTCAGCTAAGAAAGATAAAGAAGAATTACAAACAGCAGGAACAGTAGAAGATGAAGGAGACGACTTCGATGAGTAA
- a CDS encoding PTS system mannose/fructose/sorbose family transporter subunit IID encodes MSKEMNQLENGKKLTTHERKDMFRRWIFNAGLGYNFETQQAPAVAFSMRKALRKIYPNDDEYIEAMDNHYKYFNANPLMANIILGATLAMEEKDGIKAKDAVQSLKTSLMGPFSGVGDSVFWILIPTIMGSIAGYMALQGNAVGAILWMLLQLSFYWLKMWFFKTGYDSGTKLITSLGEKINIFTDAISVMGLMVVGSLIPTVVKVYTPLKFRTGKVMLSIQSGVLDKIMPALLPVAVTGLVYWLLGRKKWTPTKIILLIIVICLAGAATGILGVAK; translated from the coding sequence ATGAGTAAAGAAATGAACCAACTTGAAAATGGTAAAAAATTAACTACCCATGAACGCAAAGATATGTTTAGACGCTGGATTTTTAATGCTGGCTTAGGTTATAACTTTGAAACTCAGCAAGCTCCAGCAGTGGCTTTTTCAATGAGAAAAGCTTTAAGAAAAATTTATCCAAACGATGATGAATATATCGAAGCAATGGATAATCATTACAAGTATTTCAATGCTAATCCATTAATGGCCAATATCATTTTAGGGGCTACACTGGCCATGGAAGAAAAGGATGGAATTAAAGCTAAAGATGCTGTTCAATCTTTGAAAACTTCTTTAATGGGACCATTTTCAGGTGTTGGTGACTCTGTCTTTTGGATTTTAATTCCGACTATTATGGGTTCAATTGCTGGTTACATGGCGCTTCAAGGTAATGCAGTTGGTGCAATTTTATGGATGCTATTGCAGCTTTCATTCTATTGGTTAAAAATGTGGTTCTTTAAAACTGGATACGATTCAGGTACTAAGTTAATCACATCATTAGGTGAAAAAATTAATATATTTACTGACGCAATTTCTGTCATGGGATTAATGGTCGTTGGGTCACTAATTCCAACAGTAGTAAAAGTATATACACCATTAAAATTTAGAACCGGGAAAGTTATGCTTTCTATTCAAAGTGGTGTTCTTGACAAAATTATGCCTGCTTTACTTCCGGTTGCTGTAACTGGTCTTGTTTATTGGCTCTTAGGCAGAAAAAAGTGGACCCCAACTAAGATTATTTTATTGATTATTGTTATTTGTTTAGCTGGTGCTGCAACAGGCATCTTAGGCGTTGCAAAATAG
- a CDS encoding PTS sugar transporter subunit IIA, producing MSNIKRHIVIASHSTLAEGMANALKFFEGDSLKLTVLSAYVDNKPIEGQIEEIFNQFDKNDEVVVLTDLLGGSVNQKFFPYISRPHTHVITGMNLSLAMAITMEPVDGYLTSEKIQSIVSEAQNQVKYVNELAADSSEDDEDE from the coding sequence ATGAGTAATATTAAACGTCATATTGTGATTGCATCACATTCAACTCTCGCTGAGGGAATGGCCAATGCTTTAAAATTTTTTGAAGGTGACAGTCTTAAACTGACAGTTTTATCTGCCTACGTTGATAACAAGCCAATCGAAGGACAGATTGAAGAAATATTTAATCAATTTGATAAAAATGATGAAGTTGTTGTTTTAACTGATTTGTTAGGTGGTTCTGTAAATCAAAAATTCTTCCCATATATTAGTCGTCCCCATACTCATGTAATCACGGGTATGAATCTATCATTAGCAATGGCAATTACTATGGAACCAGTTGATGGTTATTTAACAAGTGAAAAGATTCAATCAATTGTTTCAGAAGCTCAAAATCAAGTGAAATATGTGAATGAATTAGCGGCTGATTCGAGTGAGGACGATGAAGATGAATGA
- a CDS encoding glycoside hydrolase family 13 protein, translating to MNDWKKKAIVYEAYVQSFNDSDGDGIGDLPGLIEKLDYIKNLGANVIWLTPIFKSPLVDNGYDIADYEAINPIYGSMNDFKKLLQQAHERDLKIVMDLVVNHTSDQHKWFKESKKNRNNKYSDYYIWRDPKEDGSAPTNLGSAFGGSAWTYVPERNQYYLHLFAKQQPDLNWDNPQVRNDIYQMMKFWLDMGVDGFRMDSISFISKPSKFEDAPLEDNKEYGAYYYGSANGPHIHEYLREMNQKVLSKYDVISIGETPHTTAREARLFVEPDRHELDMVFQFEHMHVDYGEFGRYSDVTFKMSDLRNSMTSWQNDLSWNSNYLGNHDQPRIVSRFGNDSKYRKESAKMLAMVSLLQKGTPFIFQGEEIGMTNLHIKNIDELKDLEAHNIYSFLKSKGISDKDALKMVNRKTRDNARTPMQWNKEQNAGFSSGNPWIEVNPNYLEINVKKDLQDSNSIYRFYQKLLKLRNNNQVLLDGNYDLITPEDSAIFAYTRSSDKDKVAVICSFVPYKVKYELPEDFVNKNKVILSNYDDREDMASNTIYLRPYEGVVIKRE from the coding sequence ATGAATGATTGGAAAAAGAAAGCTATAGTCTATGAGGCATATGTACAAAGTTTTAATGATTCAGATGGTGATGGAATAGGAGATCTACCTGGTTTAATTGAAAAACTAGATTATATAAAGAATTTGGGTGCCAATGTGATTTGGCTTACGCCAATTTTTAAATCTCCTCTGGTAGATAATGGATATGACATAGCTGATTATGAAGCTATTAACCCGATTTATGGGTCAATGAATGACTTTAAAAAGTTATTGCAGCAGGCTCATGAAAGAGATCTGAAAATTGTAATGGATCTTGTTGTTAACCACACTTCAGATCAACATAAGTGGTTTAAAGAATCTAAAAAAAATAGAAATAATAAATACTCTGACTATTACATCTGGCGTGATCCGAAAGAAGATGGAAGTGCTCCTACGAATTTGGGCTCAGCATTTGGCGGATCGGCTTGGACTTATGTACCTGAGCGAAATCAATACTATTTGCATCTTTTTGCTAAGCAACAACCAGACTTAAATTGGGATAATCCTCAAGTTCGCAATGACATTTATCAAATGATGAAATTCTGGTTGGATATGGGTGTAGACGGATTTAGAATGGATTCGATCAGTTTCATTTCCAAACCAAGTAAATTTGAGGATGCGCCTTTGGAAGATAATAAGGAATATGGTGCATATTATTATGGCTCTGCTAATGGACCGCATATTCATGAATATTTACGTGAAATGAATCAAAAAGTTCTAAGTAAATATGATGTAATATCGATTGGAGAAACACCGCATACCACTGCTAGAGAAGCTCGACTTTTTGTTGAACCCGATAGACATGAATTGGATATGGTATTTCAATTTGAACATATGCATGTAGATTATGGTGAATTTGGTAGGTATTCAGATGTTACTTTTAAGATGAGTGATCTCCGTAATTCAATGACTAGCTGGCAAAATGATTTGTCATGGAATTCAAATTATTTGGGTAATCACGATCAACCACGAATTGTTTCTAGATTTGGAAATGATTCAAAGTATAGAAAAGAATCGGCTAAGATGCTTGCAATGGTATCTTTATTGCAAAAAGGAACTCCTTTTATTTTTCAAGGTGAAGAAATTGGAATGACCAATTTGCATATTAAAAATATAGATGAATTAAAAGATCTAGAAGCTCATAATATATACAGTTTCTTAAAATCTAAAGGTATATCTGATAAAGATGCCTTAAAGATGGTTAATAGAAAAACACGAGATAATGCCCGGACTCCTATGCAATGGAATAAGGAGCAAAATGCTGGTTTTTCTAGTGGCAATCCATGGATAGAAGTAAATCCAAATTATTTAGAAATTAACGTAAAGAAAGATTTACAAGATTCAAATTCAATTTATCGTTTTTATCAAAAGCTTCTAAAATTAAGGAATAATAATCAGGTGTTGCTTGATGGTAACTATGATTTAATTACGCCTGAAGATTCAGCAATTTTTGCTTATACTAGGAGTAGTGATAAAGATAAAGTTGCGGTTATTTGTTCTTTTGTACCGTATAAGGTTAAATATGAATTACCTGAAGATTTTGTAAACAAAAATAAAGTGATTTTGTCTAACTATGACGATAGAGAAGATATGGCCTCGAATACAATCTATTTAAGACCGTATGAAGGAGTTGTAATTAAACGTGAGTAA
- a CDS encoding LacI family DNA-binding transcriptional regulator codes for MSNMKDVAREANVSVATVSNFLNGKKVRPKAAKDIDLAIKKLNYVRNNTARFLKTQRSAFVVFVVPSVWSPFFSELTFWVQKYLDNLGYKMVLCVSENDYQKEKSYVTMAEEQRVAGILSISYSDLTSHVHSDIPLVSIEKESTGQFSLVSSDNYEGGKIAAKELSERNIDKYIFIGSANHSSVEMNARKAGFIDYCNNHGLKFEIAEVDSRKNDKKKIKNLIDEISNNGKKYGIFAHTDEIALILTQEFQDAGLKIPEHVQIIGFDGWKLTPDTHLTISSIRQNIEEIAKTAVEQLHKEMEDPDHREISRLMIPVAFRAGDTTENK; via the coding sequence GTGAGTAACATGAAGGACGTGGCGCGTGAAGCTAATGTTTCAGTAGCAACAGTTTCGAATTTCCTTAATGGAAAGAAAGTGCGCCCAAAAGCTGCAAAAGATATTGATTTAGCTATAAAAAAATTAAATTATGTACGAAATAATACGGCAAGATTTTTAAAAACGCAAAGATCAGCTTTTGTGGTTTTCGTTGTCCCAAGTGTATGGTCTCCATTTTTTTCCGAGTTAACTTTTTGGGTTCAGAAATATTTAGATAATCTTGGATATAAGATGGTGCTATGTGTATCAGAAAATGATTATCAAAAAGAAAAAAGCTATGTAACAATGGCAGAAGAACAACGAGTAGCTGGTATTCTTTCAATTTCATATTCTGATTTAACTAGTCATGTACATTCTGATATTCCCCTCGTTTCTATTGAAAAAGAAAGTACAGGTCAATTTTCACTAGTTTCATCAGATAATTATGAAGGCGGAAAGATAGCAGCTAAAGAATTAAGTGAAAGAAATATTGATAAATATATTTTTATTGGTTCTGCAAATCACTCTTCTGTAGAAATGAATGCGCGTAAAGCTGGTTTTATAGATTATTGTAATAATCATGGGCTCAAATTTGAAATAGCGGAAGTTGACTCTCGAAAAAATGATAAAAAGAAAATTAAGAATCTGATAGATGAAATTTCAAATAACGGTAAGAAATATGGAATTTTTGCTCATACTGATGAAATCGCACTTATTTTGACACAAGAATTTCAAGATGCTGGTCTAAAGATTCCAGAACATGTGCAGATAATTGGTTTTGATGGTTGGAAACTAACACCTGATACACATTTAACTATTTCATCTATTAGACAAAATATTGAAGAAATTGCTAAAACAGCTGTTGAACAATTACATAAGGAAATGGAAGATCCAGATCATAGAGAAATTTCACGATTAATGATACCTGTAGCTTTTCGTGCAGGTGATACGACTGAAAATAAATAG
- a CDS encoding TIM-barrel domain-containing protein, whose amino-acid sequence MFNTRNTQFLDYFYEGEHLCIYPWGHGLRVHDSFFDGMHNWALTEKSDFDSNFRVIYNADEATIVNGKTKAIVNKNGKITFYDKNKIILEEFWRERNFRKIKINNSQFLNQKENEYSSALKIKARDFSPNNKGSYEVAVRFEANDNERIYGMGQYQQSQLNLKGCKLELAQRNSQATVPFLISNYGYGLLWNNPGIGEVTFANNITEWKNIDTDCIDYWICAEDTPKEIISAYTNVTGHSPKMPQYALGLWQSKLRYRNQNEVISVAKHYHDLHIPLSVIVIDYFHWPKQGDFKFDKRYFPNPEKMVKDLKRLNVELMVSVWPNIDCTSENYNEMNEKGYLVRVDNGKSITMTFHGNTTFFDTTNPKARRFVWDKIKRNYYQKEVKHFWLDEAEPEYSTYDFDNYRLHLGRNSQVGNIYPTLYAKGFYEGEKKEGQHNPISLIRSAWAGSQKYGSLVWSGDIDSSFRSFKYQYQAGLNIGLAGIPWWTSDIGGFHGGSSTDSEFKELLIRWFEFAVYCPILRMHGDREPHEFPIDNQVEGTGAPNEIWSFGKETFDILRKQVNIREALKPYINSCMNEAHEKGFPVMRTLFFEFPEDKVSWNIEDEHMLGKKYLVAPIFEFGKRRRQVYLPFGSRWKDVNSGSIRSGGIWVNCEASLDQIPVFERIDY is encoded by the coding sequence ATGTTTAATACTAGAAATACCCAGTTCCTTGATTATTTTTATGAAGGCGAGCATTTATGTATTTACCCATGGGGTCATGGACTAAGAGTTCATGACTCTTTTTTTGACGGGATGCATAATTGGGCTCTTACAGAGAAAAGTGATTTTGATTCTAACTTTAGGGTTATTTACAATGCTGATGAAGCTACGATAGTTAACGGAAAAACTAAAGCAATCGTTAATAAAAATGGAAAAATTACTTTTTATGATAAAAATAAAATAATTTTAGAAGAGTTTTGGAGGGAACGAAATTTTAGAAAGATAAAAATTAATAATAGTCAGTTTTTAAATCAAAAAGAAAATGAATATTCAAGTGCTTTGAAAATAAAAGCAAGAGACTTTAGTCCGAATAATAAAGGCTCATATGAAGTTGCAGTAAGATTTGAAGCAAATGATAATGAGAGAATATATGGAATGGGACAATATCAGCAGAGTCAATTAAATCTGAAAGGCTGTAAATTAGAGCTAGCTCAAAGAAACTCACAAGCAACAGTCCCATTTTTGATTTCTAATTATGGGTATGGTTTGTTGTGGAATAACCCAGGAATAGGTGAAGTTACATTTGCAAATAACATTACAGAGTGGAAAAATATTGATACTGATTGTATTGATTATTGGATTTGTGCAGAGGATACGCCAAAAGAAATAATTTCTGCTTATACTAATGTAACTGGACATTCTCCCAAGATGCCGCAATATGCTTTAGGACTTTGGCAAAGTAAGTTGAGATATAGAAATCAAAATGAGGTTATTTCGGTAGCAAAGCATTATCATGATTTACATATTCCACTATCGGTAATTGTTATTGATTACTTTCATTGGCCAAAACAAGGTGACTTTAAGTTCGATAAACGTTATTTCCCTAATCCAGAAAAGATGGTGAAAGATTTAAAAAGGCTAAATGTTGAATTAATGGTTTCAGTTTGGCCAAATATTGATTGTACTAGTGAAAACTATAATGAAATGAACGAAAAGGGATATTTAGTTCGAGTAGATAATGGGAAAAGTATTACAATGACTTTTCATGGTAATACTACCTTCTTTGATACTACTAACCCTAAGGCACGTCGATTTGTTTGGGATAAAATAAAAAGAAATTATTATCAAAAGGAAGTTAAGCATTTTTGGTTGGATGAGGCAGAACCTGAATATTCGACCTATGATTTTGATAATTATCGATTACATCTAGGTAGGAATTCCCAAGTCGGAAACATCTACCCAACCTTGTATGCTAAAGGATTTTATGAAGGAGAAAAGAAAGAAGGGCAGCATAACCCTATTAGCCTAATTCGTTCAGCTTGGGCAGGAAGTCAAAAATATGGCTCACTTGTTTGGAGCGGTGATATTGATTCAAGTTTTCGCTCATTTAAGTATCAATATCAGGCTGGACTTAATATTGGTTTAGCTGGAATTCCATGGTGGACAAGCGATATTGGCGGATTTCATGGTGGAAGTTCTACCGATTCTGAGTTTAAAGAACTATTGATTAGGTGGTTTGAATTTGCAGTATATTGTCCTATTTTGAGAATGCACGGTGATAGAGAGCCCCATGAATTTCCAATTGATAATCAAGTGGAAGGCACAGGTGCTCCTAACGAAATATGGTCATTTGGAAAAGAAACTTTTGACATTTTACGTAAACAAGTAAATATCCGAGAAGCTCTTAAGCCATACATTAATTCTTGTATGAATGAAGCTCATGAAAAGGGGTTTCCTGTCATGAGAACTTTATTTTTTGAATTTCCTGAAGATAAGGTTAGTTGGAATATAGAAGATGAGCATATGTTAGGGAAAAAGTATTTGGTAGCCCCGATTTTTGAATTCGGAAAACGAAGAAGACAAGTTTATTTACCGTTTGGATCCCGTTGGAAAGATGTTAACAGTGGCTCTATTAGAAGTGGCGGAATATGGGTTAATTGTGAGGCATCTTTAGATCAAATTCCGGTTTTTGAAAGAATTGACTACTGA